GAAGGACGGATCGCTCTTACCTGTTGAAGTACATGCGAGGCTTTTACAATATAACGGCGAGGACGTAATCTTTGGGCTCGTGCGCGATATGACCGAGCGTAAGAGCGTAGAAGCGGAACTTCGCGCGGCAAAAGAACGCATTGAGCTCGTGTATGATGTTATCCCGAGCGCTATCTTTACGGTCGATGCCAAAGGTCTCGTAACAACCTTTAACAAGAAAGCCGAGGAGATCACCGGATTTAAAGCTGAGGAAGTTATCGGGAAACCATGCAAAACATTCGCGCTTCAGCCGTGTGCGACAAGCTGCGGCCTTCTGTCACCAAAGGTAAAGAAGCCGCTTAATAATCGAGAATGTACAATCAGGAGGAAAGACGGGGAGATCCGAACCATATCAAAGAACCTCGATGTTTTAAGCGACAGTGATGGCAACATGATCGGTGGCGTTGAGAGCTTTGAGGATATTACCGAACGCAAGCAAGCGATGGAGACTTTGCGGGAATCCGAGCGCCGTTTCCGCGATATGCTGGAAAACGTCAACCTGGTCGCTCTGATGGTTGATCAAAAGGGTAATATCGCATTTTGTAACGATTTCTTCTTAAATCTGACCGGTTGGGAATGGGCTGAAGTGATCGGCCGTAATTGGTTCGATACCTTTGTGCCTGAGACTAATCGTGAAGCAATTCGCAGGCAAATCCTTGACTCGATAACCTCCGAGAAATCGGACATCAGCACGCAATACGATATAATGACGCGCGACGGGGAGTTGCGCACAATATCGTTTAGCGGAAGTATGTTGAGAAGTCCGGGTGGCGATGTAATCGGTATCGCGAGCATCGGCGAGGACATCACCGAGCGTAGACGCGCCGAGGAACGGGTAAACTACCTTGCATACTATGATTCGCTCACAGATTTGCCAAACCGTGTGCTCTTTAACGATCGTCTCTCATTAGCGATGGCACATGCCCATCGTAACGAAGACTTGCTCGGTTTGATGTATCTCGACCTGGACAGCTTCAAGACCATCAACGATACGCTCGGGCATGCCGTCGGCGACCAATTACTCAAACTGGTTGCCGAACGTTTGAGCAAAAGCATGCGCGAGGGTGACACTGTCGCCCGGCTTGGTGGAGATGAGTTCGTCATGCTGCTACCGCAAGTTGGCAGCGCGGATGATCTGCCAAAGGTAGCCGAGAAAGTGATAGAAGCGCTCAAACCGCCATTTACGGTCGATGGTCAAGAACTACATATAACGACGAGTATCGGCATTAGTGTATATCCATACGATGGTAAGGATATCGAATCACTGCTTAAGAACGCGGAAGTAGCGCTCTATCGTGCAAAAGAGCAGGGTCGGGATAACTACCAGCTCTATACATCTGCGATGAATGCTAAGGCGTTTGAACGGCTTGCACTCGAAAACAGCTTGAGAAAGGCGCTTGAGCGGGAAGAGTTTGCGGTATACTACCAACCTCAAGTAGACCTTTTGACCGGTCTGGTTATCGGTATGGAAGCACTGATCAGGTGGAACCACCCGGATCTCGGCCTGATAGGCCCAGCCCAGTTTATCCCTCTTGCCGAGGAAACCGGTTTGATCACGTCGATTGGTGAGTGGGTTTTGCGTACGTCTTGCAAGCAAACCAAAGCATGGCAAGATAAGGGTTATACGAATAATAGGATTTCGGTTAATCTTTCGGCGCGACAATTCCAGCAGCACGACCTCGTTGAGATGGTTGATCGCGTGATCCAGGATTCCGGCCTTGATCCAAGCTATTTGGAGCTTGAAATTACCGAGAGTGTCGTTATGCAAGATGCCGACCAGGCGATTATGATACTTAACCAATTCAAAGAGCGGGGAATAAAGGTCGCGATCGATGATTTTGGAACAGGTTACTCGTCATTGAGCTACTTGAAGCAGTTCCCGATAGATAGAATTAAGATTGACCGGATCTTCATTCATACGATCATCACCGATTCTGATGATA
This sequence is a window from Candidatus Aquicultor sp.. Protein-coding genes within it:
- a CDS encoding PAS domain S-box protein; translated protein: MSWLVPAILMIMSCTCILALVYANLYLQYRQRHMGIWTLAWGIYVLRLIAELWMASHPDSVFALICSQACMLLNSVVILWGAYEFSGKRTPAWLIYVAGLGTAWIVGAALLHVPFTPLTLPACTIQALAAVFTGMLFLRMQAGDPKNIGNRVAGWAFILWGLHRLDFPFLKQVAWFAPWGYLIGGFFSITAAVGVLLMYLQKSASDLAASEDLYRSLIELSPDAIVVVNKGKFIYANPKAAELLGAKHVSELIGKHVVFFISPDEREWVTANIRRVEQGGTSVHNQRLIQFNGDFIDVEVLASNVIYEGKPSVQAIWRDITGKQQAEEELHFKSLLLDNAVDSVFVSDLNGKLIYANKAAYETRGYSFEELMAMNMTDIDAPDDALELSKRFKNIRKTGSAIYELNHTKKDGSLLPVEVHARLLQYNGEDVIFGLVRDMTERKSVEAELRAAKERIELVYDVIPSAIFTVDAKGLVTTFNKKAEEITGFKAEEVIGKPCKTFALQPCATSCGLLSPKVKKPLNNRECTIRRKDGEIRTISKNLDVLSDSDGNMIGGVESFEDITERKQAMETLRESERRFRDMLENVNLVALMVDQKGNIAFCNDFFLNLTGWEWAEVIGRNWFDTFVPETNREAIRRQILDSITSEKSDISTQYDIMTRDGELRTISFSGSMLRSPGGDVIGIASIGEDITERRRAEERVNYLAYYDSLTDLPNRVLFNDRLSLAMAHAHRNEDLLGLMYLDLDSFKTINDTLGHAVGDQLLKLVAERLSKSMREGDTVARLGGDEFVMLLPQVGSADDLPKVAEKVIEALKPPFTVDGQELHITTSIGISVYPYDGKDIESLLKNAEVALYRAKEQGRDNYQLYTSAMNAKAFERLALENSLRKALEREEFAVYYQPQVDLLTGLVIGMEALIRWNHPDLGLIGPAQFIPLAEETGLITSIGEWVLRTSCKQTKAWQDKGYTNNRISVNLSARQFQQHDLVEMVDRVIQDSGLDPSYLELEITESVVMQDADQAIMILNQFKERGIKVAIDDFGTGYSSLSYLKQFPIDRIKIDRIFIHTIITDSDDMAITAAIIAMSHNLNVAAVAEGVETVEQLDVLTELECDEIQGFVFSRPVPADEAEKLFANPPQRLLNYWMDGEIQSA